A region from the Desulfomarina profundi genome encodes:
- the rsxE gene encoding electron transport complex subunit RsxE — translation MANDKSSMQLVANGILSENPIFRLALSMCPAVGISTTVMNGIMLGIAVLFVQVFSSVTISLFKNVIHPRIRIPTYTLTIATWVTVIDLVLAATLPEAYAKMGIFVKLIVAFAIITMRLEMFACKESVSDSFWDGLGMGVGFMVGMVVIGFVRELLGSGAILGYDVLGFKPLLFFILPSAGFFVVGLMMAFFNWIEIYYKRSKGLK, via the coding sequence GTGGCAAACGATAAATCAAGTATGCAGCTTGTTGCAAATGGTATTCTCAGTGAGAATCCTATTTTTCGGCTGGCACTGTCCATGTGTCCTGCCGTGGGAATCTCAACCACTGTAATGAACGGGATAATGCTGGGGATTGCTGTACTCTTTGTGCAGGTTTTTTCCAGTGTGACCATCTCACTCTTTAAAAACGTAATTCATCCGAGAATCAGGATTCCCACCTATACCCTGACCATCGCCACCTGGGTGACGGTCATTGATCTGGTACTGGCGGCAACCCTGCCGGAAGCGTATGCCAAAATGGGTATTTTTGTAAAACTGATTGTGGCTTTTGCCATTATTACCATGCGCCTTGAGATGTTTGCCTGCAAAGAGAGTGTCTCGGATTCGTTCTGGGATGGTCTCGGCATGGGGGTCGGTTTTATGGTGGGCATGGTTGTGATCGGTTTTGTGAGAGAACTGCTCGGGTCCGGTGCTATTCTCGGTTATGATGTACTTGGTTTTAAACCGTTGCTCTTTTTCATCCTTCCCAGTGCCGGTTTTTTCGTGGTCGGCTTGATGATGGCCTTTTTTAACTGGATTGAAATCTATTACAAACGATCAAAAGGGTTAAAATAA
- a CDS encoding electron transport complex protein RnfA, with the protein MISVKKHFFILATLVFMLMPMLARSADFIAGQSFGDDNEITVSFSVPVDKAILEDTSRYTVFEEPDPDIRLTVESATPGPDGKSVSLYFQEPLNMVKTHVVTISGIPGKDVVSFKVSKSYFGYLFSILISALLINNFVFTKYLGLCVFFGTSKRKSTAKGMGVVFTLVMVASAVMSWFFYQFILVPFNLNFLQILVFIGLVSLTVQAVDTILRKVNPILFNSFGVYLVLVIANCVIIAVPLILANNNYNILETLMLSLGAGGGFLLALYLMSSVSERMQLANIPPTFKGLPIAFIVAGQFAMAFLGFSGLQIF; encoded by the coding sequence ATGATTTCAGTAAAAAAACATTTTTTTATATTGGCCACCCTGGTTTTCATGCTCATGCCGATGCTGGCCCGGAGTGCCGATTTTATAGCCGGGCAGAGTTTTGGGGATGACAACGAGATAACCGTCTCTTTTTCAGTGCCGGTTGATAAGGCAATTCTGGAGGATACATCCAGGTACACCGTATTTGAAGAGCCGGACCCTGATATCAGATTGACGGTGGAATCGGCAACGCCGGGTCCGGATGGCAAGTCGGTTTCCCTTTACTTTCAGGAACCCCTGAATATGGTTAAGACTCATGTTGTCACTATTTCCGGTATTCCAGGGAAAGATGTGGTAAGTTTCAAGGTGAGCAAATCCTATTTCGGTTACCTTTTTTCCATCCTTATTTCAGCACTGCTCATCAACAATTTTGTGTTCACCAAATATCTTGGTCTCTGTGTGTTTTTCGGAACATCAAAACGGAAGAGTACAGCCAAGGGAATGGGTGTCGTTTTTACCCTGGTGATGGTAGCTTCTGCAGTCATGAGCTGGTTTTTCTACCAGTTTATCCTGGTACCGTTTAATTTGAATTTTCTGCAGATTCTCGTTTTTATCGGCCTTGTTTCCCTGACCGTTCAGGCGGTCGATACTATTCTCAGAAAGGTTAATCCTATTCTGTTCAACTCCTTTGGAGTGTACCTGGTTCTTGTTATTGCCAACTGCGTTATTATTGCCGTACCTCTTATTCTGGCCAATAACAATTATAATATTCTGGAAACACTTATGCTGTCCCTGGGAGCGGGGGGTGGTTTTCTGCTGGCACTCTATTTAATGAGTTCAGTCAGTGAGCGTATGCAGCTTGCCAATATACCGCCAACTTTCAAAGGATTGCCTATTGCCTTTATTGTGGCTGGACAGTTTGCCATGGCATTCTTAGGTTTTTCCGGACTGCAGATATTTTGA
- a CDS encoding sigma-54-dependent transcriptional regulator — protein sequence MNDLKHVLIVDDDTNILEVLDARLTASGFIVFQATNGFSALNLLEKQKIDILVSDMKMPEMSGMDLLTETSRLHPQLPIIFLTAYGTIPDAVKAVRAGAIDYIAKPFDGKELVKKINTILSISPAARESNNDESLDFVWGRSKVMAELKELVEKVASSNANVLILGESGVGKECIAKLLHTLSPRKDKPYMVVDCGSTPPGILESELFGHLKGSFTHAIQDKKGLIEAAHGGSLFLDEIGNISAEMQSRLLRFLEERKIRQVGAIKEKEIDCRVIAATNADLQEAIEQGEFRSDLYYRLKVVTIQIPPLRDRREDIPELVYHFLDNSVRSNNLQDIELPDSTLSWLTGLPWKGNVRELRNSLETAIILCKNNTITPEDFQLEIISEKDGDKNSQHGSAFSIKQSEKEAIIRALKQTGGVKKDAAELLGISRRAIQYKSKKYNIDASKFKNQRK from the coding sequence ATGAATGACCTCAAGCACGTCCTTATAGTTGATGACGATACTAATATTCTCGAAGTACTTGACGCACGACTCACCGCGTCAGGCTTTATTGTTTTTCAGGCTACCAATGGCTTTTCCGCCCTCAATCTTCTCGAAAAACAGAAAATTGATATCCTCGTATCGGACATGAAAATGCCGGAAATGAGCGGAATGGATCTTCTTACCGAAACCAGCAGACTGCATCCTCAACTGCCTATAATATTTCTAACGGCCTACGGAACCATTCCCGATGCGGTCAAGGCCGTCAGGGCCGGAGCAATTGATTATATCGCCAAACCGTTTGACGGTAAGGAGCTTGTCAAAAAAATCAACACCATCCTCTCTATTTCCCCGGCCGCACGGGAAAGCAATAATGATGAAAGCCTTGATTTTGTCTGGGGGAGGAGCAAAGTTATGGCAGAACTCAAGGAACTGGTGGAAAAAGTGGCCTCCAGTAATGCAAATGTTCTGATCCTCGGGGAAAGTGGGGTCGGTAAGGAATGTATTGCAAAACTGCTCCATACCCTCAGCCCCCGAAAAGATAAGCCCTACATGGTTGTCGACTGCGGTTCAACTCCTCCCGGCATTCTCGAAAGTGAACTGTTCGGTCATCTCAAAGGTTCTTTTACCCATGCTATTCAGGACAAAAAGGGACTCATCGAGGCGGCACACGGGGGGAGTCTGTTTCTCGATGAGATTGGCAATATTTCCGCCGAAATGCAGAGCCGCCTTCTGCGGTTCCTGGAAGAGAGAAAAATCCGTCAGGTTGGTGCCATCAAGGAAAAAGAGATTGACTGCCGGGTTATTGCCGCAACCAATGCCGACCTTCAGGAAGCCATAGAGCAGGGAGAATTCAGAAGTGACCTCTACTATCGCCTGAAGGTAGTGACGATTCAGATACCTCCCCTTCGTGACAGACGTGAAGATATTCCGGAGCTGGTATATCACTTTCTCGACAACTCTGTACGGAGCAATAACCTGCAGGATATTGAGCTACCCGATTCAACCCTTTCATGGCTTACCGGGCTCCCCTGGAAAGGCAATGTAAGGGAACTGAGAAACTCCCTGGAAACAGCCATTATTCTTTGTAAAAACAATACAATAACACCTGAAGACTTCCAACTTGAAATCATTTCTGAAAAGGATGGAGATAAAAACAGCCAGCACGGATCAGCGTTTTCCATAAAGCAAAGCGAGAAAGAAGCCATTATCCGGGCCCTGAAACAGACGGGAGGAGTCAAAAAAGATGCTGCCGAACTCCTGGGTATCAGCCGCAGGGCAATTCAATACAAGTCAAAAAAATACAATATTGATGCCTCAAAATTCAAAAACCAACGTAAGTGA
- a CDS encoding FMN-binding protein yields the protein MKDIMTIVMRLTVSCLLAATVIGLTFIFTSNAKKHNEHVKEQQVMYELLGYKAGMTVPASVSMHELYRYIISGQGKQSIAYLVPAGHDGEGGFYYVNIDLDGRVLGTEKVELSEAEALEAETRNRAVAGTAGTGFDVRFADQTIIVTDNGKRIAYLLSGRFPGFKTFISVMLALDPRFGMLGMEILEHEEDPGLGAEIEQDYFKNQFMGKPFEVLKKIGVVKEPLPDEYRAALEGKVGQDEIMKIREKYQDKDIYALTGATISSRSVSNGVKAIVRKFAYRVGILDKVLKEQQLDVPF from the coding sequence ATGAAAGATATAATGACAATTGTCATGCGGCTGACTGTCTCCTGTCTCCTTGCCGCAACTGTTATCGGGCTGACTTTTATCTTCACCAGTAATGCCAAAAAGCACAATGAGCATGTCAAGGAACAGCAGGTGATGTATGAATTGCTCGGCTACAAGGCCGGCATGACTGTGCCCGCTTCTGTCTCCATGCATGAGTTATACCGCTATATTATTTCAGGGCAGGGAAAGCAGTCAATCGCCTATCTGGTTCCTGCAGGACATGACGGAGAAGGTGGTTTTTATTATGTGAATATTGATCTTGACGGGCGGGTCCTCGGTACAGAGAAGGTGGAACTGAGCGAAGCTGAAGCCCTTGAAGCAGAGACCAGAAACAGGGCTGTGGCAGGTACGGCTGGCACAGGTTTTGATGTGCGTTTTGCAGATCAGACTATTATCGTGACCGATAACGGCAAGAGAATAGCTTATCTGCTCAGTGGCAGGTTTCCGGGGTTTAAAACCTTTATCAGTGTCATGCTGGCTCTCGACCCTCGATTCGGCATGCTGGGCATGGAGATCCTCGAACATGAAGAAGACCCGGGTCTCGGTGCCGAAATCGAGCAAGATTACTTCAAGAATCAGTTTATGGGGAAACCCTTTGAAGTGCTGAAAAAAATAGGCGTAGTCAAGGAACCCCTGCCCGATGAATACCGGGCCGCCCTGGAAGGGAAGGTGGGGCAGGATGAGATTATGAAGATCCGCGAAAAGTATCAGGATAAGGATATATATGCCCTTACCGGTGCAACCATCTCTTCAAGATCTGTGAGCAATGGAGTCAAGGCTATCGTCCGGAAATTTGCCTACCGGGTGGGTATTCTGGATAAAGTGTTGAAGGAACAGCAGCTGGATGTGCCCTTTTAG
- the rsxC gene encoding electron transport complex subunit RsxC, giving the protein MLTFSKGGTHPQEFKEQTSGLAIEEMPIPDELEIVLGQHIGAPCTPTVARREDVEEAGLIGEVKKGLGVPLHSPVTGKVKAIGMSAHPMRVSVPSITVSVNHEAEPKKYELQDYQGLSGKELLKKVHDAGIIGVGGAGFPTHVKLSPPPNSPVDVLLLNGAECEPYITSDHRQMLEHAEGVVEGAKIILKILGITECHIGIEANKPDAIQVMNEAAEAASSGDCSIRVRTLQVKYPQGSEKQLIEAITGRKVPSMALPSAVGVVVQNVSTAKAIYDAVAYGKPLYEKVVTIAGKGIHRQANLLVKVGTKIKDIVDYLGGLEPGLTKIIMGGPMMGFAVSSLDIPITKTSSAILFLREDEIDTRPHSQCIRCGWCLDACPMGLEPKEIGIYVEANRAEDTEPFGVFDCFECGSCAYVCPAKRPLVQFIRLAKMKAKRT; this is encoded by the coding sequence ATGCTGACATTTTCGAAAGGCGGTACACATCCGCAGGAATTCAAAGAACAGACTTCGGGACTGGCCATTGAGGAGATGCCGATACCGGACGAACTTGAGATCGTTCTGGGTCAACATATCGGTGCACCCTGTACACCAACAGTGGCCAGGCGGGAGGATGTAGAAGAGGCCGGTCTGATTGGAGAGGTAAAAAAGGGACTGGGTGTTCCACTGCATTCTCCGGTGACCGGCAAGGTGAAGGCCATCGGCATGTCAGCACACCCCATGCGCGTGAGTGTGCCTTCAATTACTGTTTCTGTGAATCATGAAGCGGAACCAAAAAAATATGAACTGCAGGATTACCAGGGGCTCAGTGGAAAAGAACTGCTGAAAAAAGTACATGACGCGGGGATTATAGGAGTTGGAGGGGCAGGATTCCCAACCCATGTGAAATTGAGTCCTCCGCCGAATTCTCCTGTTGATGTCCTTTTACTCAACGGGGCGGAGTGCGAGCCATATATCACATCCGACCATCGCCAGATGCTGGAACATGCTGAAGGTGTAGTTGAAGGTGCGAAGATTATTCTGAAGATTCTGGGTATTACTGAATGTCATATCGGAATTGAGGCAAATAAACCCGATGCTATTCAGGTTATGAACGAGGCAGCAGAGGCGGCCTCCTCAGGGGATTGCTCCATCAGGGTGAGGACGCTTCAGGTCAAGTATCCCCAGGGATCGGAGAAGCAGTTGATCGAGGCCATTACCGGCAGAAAGGTGCCCTCAATGGCCCTGCCTTCGGCAGTTGGTGTGGTTGTTCAGAATGTCTCCACGGCCAAGGCCATTTATGATGCCGTCGCATACGGGAAACCGCTCTATGAAAAGGTTGTGACCATTGCCGGAAAAGGCATTCACAGGCAGGCAAATCTCCTTGTCAAAGTTGGTACGAAAATCAAGGATATTGTTGATTACCTCGGCGGACTGGAACCCGGACTGACAAAGATTATCATGGGAGGACCCATGATGGGTTTTGCTGTATCAAGTCTTGATATTCCCATAACGAAAACGAGTTCCGCTATTCTGTTTCTGAGAGAAGATGAGATTGATACCAGACCTCACTCCCAGTGTATCAGGTGCGGCTGGTGTCTTGATGCCTGTCCCATGGGACTCGAACCGAAGGAAATCGGCATTTATGTGGAGGCTAACCGGGCAGAGGATACGGAGCCGTTTGGTGTCTTTGACTGTTTTGAATGTGGCTCCTGTGCCTATGTCTGTCCCGCGAAGCGGCCATTGGTGCAGTTTATCCGCCTGGCAAAGATGAAGGCGAAGAGAACGTAG
- the rnfB gene encoding RnfABCDGE type electron transport complex subunit B: MDPALIKIALGGLVLLGCIGLFFGIGLAIAAHKFAVEVNPLIEEVVESLPLAQCGGCGYPGCEGYAIAVVNDPDVPPNLCFPGKEKVAQRVAELTGKKLVAVEDQIAVVRCSRIEGRVSHKHEYYGFASCTAANLSFGGPSACNYACIGLGECAEACPFDAIEMVENFPVVNPDKCVSCGVCVKTCPKNIIELQTLKARVFVPCSTRDLGKNVKQVCQVGCIGCKMCVKACPADAVTYVDSLITIDHKACIEYGESCETACVTKCPRDIFRHYEGPQAISRNMDDGLKMAG; this comes from the coding sequence ATGGATCCGGCATTAATTAAAATAGCGTTAGGCGGTCTGGTTCTGCTTGGTTGTATCGGGCTCTTTTTTGGCATAGGGCTGGCCATTGCCGCACATAAATTTGCGGTGGAAGTTAATCCGCTCATCGAAGAGGTCGTTGAATCCCTGCCGCTCGCCCAGTGTGGTGGTTGCGGTTATCCCGGTTGTGAGGGCTATGCCATTGCAGTGGTCAATGACCCCGACGTTCCTCCTAATCTCTGTTTCCCTGGAAAAGAAAAAGTCGCCCAGCGGGTGGCGGAACTGACCGGCAAAAAACTGGTGGCGGTTGAAGATCAGATTGCCGTAGTTCGCTGTTCCAGGATTGAGGGACGTGTCAGTCACAAACATGAATACTATGGTTTTGCCTCGTGTACTGCGGCAAATCTTTCTTTCGGTGGCCCGTCAGCGTGTAATTATGCCTGCATTGGTCTTGGAGAATGTGCTGAAGCATGTCCATTTGATGCCATTGAAATGGTGGAAAATTTTCCGGTGGTGAATCCTGACAAATGTGTTAGTTGTGGTGTCTGTGTCAAGACCTGTCCGAAAAACATTATTGAACTGCAGACCCTGAAGGCGCGGGTTTTTGTTCCCTGTTCAACCAGGGATCTCGGGAAAAATGTAAAACAGGTTTGTCAGGTGGGCTGCATTGGGTGTAAGATGTGTGTGAAGGCTTGTCCGGCTGATGCGGTAACTTATGTGGACAGTCTTATCACGATTGACCATAAGGCATGTATAGAATATGGGGAGTCATGTGAAACTGCCTGTGTTACCAAATGCCCCCGTGATATTTTCAGGCATTATGAAGGGCCTCAGGCAATTTCCAGAAATATGGACGATGGTCTGAAAATGGCGGGCTGA
- a CDS encoding outer membrane protein assembly factor BamD: protein MKFSPGRTVQLSRLFLVLFIIQLLGGCHTLPITNLVQKDKKQTVTKAEILFLNGNFKDAQDEYEKLLATASTAQEYQIALYGLACSQLIQATNDTELLKAIGNLQKWDALKGGEAFVENYHMLILALKQQGELIRKKNTIQALHDKNKNILIRSQKKKISQMATIVKKLQNQIEELEKIDQTFQEKRKPL, encoded by the coding sequence ATGAAGTTTTCCCCCGGACGAACAGTACAGTTATCCAGGCTCTTCCTTGTTCTCTTCATAATTCAACTCCTTGGCGGTTGTCATACACTGCCGATCACAAATCTTGTACAAAAAGACAAAAAACAGACCGTCACCAAAGCGGAGATCCTCTTTCTAAACGGAAACTTCAAAGATGCTCAAGATGAATATGAAAAATTACTTGCCACTGCTTCGACCGCCCAGGAATACCAGATTGCCCTGTATGGCCTTGCCTGCAGTCAATTGATTCAGGCCACAAATGATACAGAACTGCTTAAAGCCATTGGCAACCTGCAGAAATGGGATGCCCTGAAGGGAGGAGAAGCGTTCGTTGAAAACTACCATATGCTGATTCTTGCATTGAAACAGCAGGGTGAACTTATCCGGAAGAAAAACACTATCCAGGCCCTCCATGATAAAAATAAAAATATACTTATCAGGAGTCAGAAAAAGAAAATTTCCCAAATGGCCACCATTGTGAAAAAACTCCAGAATCAGATTGAAGAACTGGAAAAAATTGACCAAACGTTTCAGGAAAAGAGAAAACCGTTATGA
- a CDS encoding RnfABCDGE type electron transport complex subunit D, with amino-acid sequence MGLWKVSVSPHLRSSESVEKIMWTVVACLVPPLILSLFVFGIQTLFITAVSVVSCVIVEVVSQKALGRRVTIKDGSAVLTGMLLAFVIPPGVSPLLPILAAVFAIYIGKHLLGGIGYNFFNPALLGRAFLLASFPVAMTSAWLPPIHDMAVFSYLGVPIDAVSTATPLAVMKEHGMAAFTEAFGSGSSLYSSFFLGWRPGCIGETSGFLLMLGGGYLLYKKYITYHIPVSILGTIALLTWIFGGETYFSGDPLLALVTGGAILGSIYMATDYVTSPTTKTAQVIFGICIGGLTVLIRQKGGYPEGICYAILLMNPLSTVLDGWFKPKRFAPPQGGAE; translated from the coding sequence ATGGGGCTATGGAAGGTTTCAGTATCGCCCCATCTCAGGAGCAGTGAATCGGTAGAAAAAATTATGTGGACTGTTGTGGCCTGCCTTGTGCCGCCACTGATTCTGTCACTCTTTGTTTTCGGTATTCAAACGCTTTTCATAACGGCTGTCTCTGTTGTCAGTTGCGTCATTGTGGAAGTTGTAAGCCAGAAGGCGCTGGGAAGAAGGGTGACCATCAAGGATGGAAGCGCAGTGTTGACCGGAATGCTTCTCGCCTTCGTCATCCCACCCGGAGTTTCGCCGCTCCTGCCGATTCTGGCGGCAGTTTTTGCCATTTATATCGGCAAGCATCTTCTGGGTGGCATCGGCTATAACTTTTTTAATCCGGCACTGCTCGGACGTGCGTTTTTACTGGCCTCGTTCCCGGTCGCCATGACTTCTGCCTGGCTGCCTCCAATCCATGACATGGCTGTTTTTTCATACCTGGGGGTTCCAATTGATGCCGTTTCCACAGCAACACCGCTGGCGGTGATGAAAGAACATGGTATGGCAGCTTTTACCGAGGCATTTGGGTCTGGCTCGTCTCTTTATTCCAGTTTTTTCCTTGGATGGCGTCCAGGTTGTATCGGTGAAACTTCCGGATTTCTCCTGATGCTTGGTGGAGGTTATCTGCTCTATAAAAAGTATATAACGTATCATATTCCGGTTTCAATCCTGGGGACTATTGCCCTTCTGACCTGGATTTTCGGAGGAGAGACGTATTTCAGTGGAGACCCGTTGCTTGCCCTGGTGACCGGTGGTGCTATTCTCGGCTCAATTTATATGGCAACAGATTATGTGACTTCTCCCACCACGAAAACAGCCCAGGTGATTTTCGGAATATGTATCGGTGGTCTGACAGTTCTGATTCGTCAGAAAGGCGGTTATCCTGAGGGAATATGTTATGCTATTCTTCTGATGAACCCTTTGAGCACAGTACTGGACGGTTGGTTTAAACCGAAACGTTTTGCTCCACCCCAGGGAGGTGCAGAATGA
- a CDS encoding dihydroorotate dehydrogenase-like protein, which produces MKNLSTKYLGLELKNPVIVGSCGLTRSVDKIKELADNGAAAVVLKSLFEEQIQAEFSSNLDSYNTDYPGAADYVREYTRSSEIQEYLDLIHDAKKAVDIPVIGSVHCISGDEWVAFAGQMEEAGADALELNISLLPSDLRLTSEASEKRFFEIIDRVGEKVALPTALKISHFSASLANFIAKLSWHDKVSGLVLFNRFYRPDIDIDQISLKSSNVLSSPDEISTSLRWIALMSGRIEKDLAASTGVHDHEGLVKQLLAGAAAVQIVSTLYNNGAGQISKMLEGLENWMEEKSFNSLDDFRGRLSYKEVDDPAVFERIQFMKYYAGLT; this is translated from the coding sequence ATGAAGAATCTTTCAACAAAGTATCTTGGACTGGAATTGAAGAATCCAGTTATAGTCGGTAGTTGTGGATTGACTCGTTCTGTCGACAAGATAAAAGAGCTGGCGGACAATGGTGCTGCTGCTGTTGTTCTGAAATCTCTCTTCGAGGAGCAGATACAGGCGGAATTTTCCAGTAATCTCGACAGCTATAACACTGATTACCCGGGGGCTGCCGATTATGTCAGGGAATATACCCGCTCCAGTGAAATCCAGGAATATCTCGATCTGATTCATGATGCGAAAAAGGCGGTTGATATTCCCGTTATAGGATCGGTTCACTGTATTTCCGGAGATGAATGGGTAGCCTTTGCGGGGCAAATGGAAGAAGCGGGGGCTGATGCTCTGGAGTTGAATATTTCATTGCTGCCCAGTGACCTGAGACTGACCAGTGAGGCAAGTGAAAAGCGGTTCTTTGAAATTATTGACAGGGTGGGAGAGAAAGTTGCCCTGCCGACCGCACTGAAAATCAGCCATTTTTCAGCATCTCTTGCCAATTTTATTGCTAAGTTGAGCTGGCATGACAAGGTTTCAGGCCTGGTGCTTTTTAACCGGTTTTATAGGCCGGATATTGACATTGATCAGATTTCGCTGAAATCTTCAAACGTATTGAGCAGTCCGGATGAAATCAGTACTTCCCTGCGCTGGATAGCGCTTATGTCGGGAAGAATAGAAAAAGACCTTGCTGCTTCCACGGGGGTTCATGATCATGAGGGGTTGGTTAAACAGCTTCTTGCCGGAGCGGCAGCAGTTCAGATTGTTTCGACACTGTATAACAACGGAGCCGGTCAGATCAGTAAAATGCTGGAAGGACTTGAAAACTGGATGGAGGAAAAATCCTTTAATTCCCTGGACGATTTCAGGGGCAGACTCAGTTATAAAGAGGTGGATGACCCGGCGGTATTTGAACGGATTCAGTTCATGAAATATTATGCAGGATTGACTTAA
- a CDS encoding FAD:protein FMN transferase, producing the protein MKKTETQIDQKRRSFLKLSGLLGLGAASAALLPAESAEAFLFNKKEYKVTKTRLAMGTFVAMTAIHPSRDEAEHAIGLAFEEIDRLNSLLTKFDADSPIGQLNRVGKLEGAPEEVLELVARSLYFHRETGGAFDITVNPLIDLYKKDFAEGKIPDSTQIEAALKLVGTEKLRFHSGTIEFTDSDMSITLDGIAKGYIVDRASDVLRKNGIGNHLINAGGDIRTSGTAAKGRPWTVAVQDPNKTKEYPDIITMKDGAIATSGNYEIYYDREKLFHHIIDSRTGLSPQLSTSVTVMAPTVMDADALSTSVFVLEPKAGVHFINGQPHCECFVITRDGTVSHSSGWQA; encoded by the coding sequence ATGAAAAAGACAGAGACTCAAATTGATCAGAAAAGAAGATCGTTTTTGAAACTTTCCGGCCTTCTCGGCCTCGGGGCCGCATCCGCTGCTTTACTGCCGGCTGAGAGTGCGGAAGCGTTTCTTTTCAATAAAAAAGAGTACAAGGTGACTAAAACCCGTCTTGCCATGGGTACTTTTGTTGCCATGACAGCCATTCACCCCTCAAGGGATGAGGCTGAACATGCGATTGGTTTAGCTTTTGAGGAAATTGACCGGCTGAACAGCCTCCTGACGAAATTTGATGCAGATTCTCCAATAGGCCAGCTGAACAGAGTCGGCAAGCTGGAAGGCGCGCCGGAGGAGGTTCTTGAGTTGGTTGCCCGTTCACTCTATTTTCATCGGGAGACCGGAGGCGCATTTGATATCACTGTCAATCCGTTGATTGACCTGTATAAGAAGGATTTTGCCGAAGGCAAGATTCCGGACAGCACTCAGATAGAAGCGGCGCTGAAACTGGTGGGAACTGAAAAACTGAGGTTCCACTCCGGTACTATTGAGTTTACCGACAGCGATATGTCCATTACCCTCGATGGGATTGCCAAGGGCTATATTGTAGACAGAGCATCGGATGTGCTGCGGAAAAATGGAATAGGCAACCATCTGATCAATGCCGGAGGAGATATCCGCACAAGTGGTACTGCCGCAAAGGGCCGTCCCTGGACTGTCGCTGTGCAGGACCCCAATAAAACAAAAGAGTATCCCGATATTATCACCATGAAAGACGGTGCAATCGCGACCTCCGGTAACTATGAAATATATTATGACAGGGAAAAGCTCTTCCACCACATAATTGACAGTCGCACGGGGCTGTCTCCACAGCTCTCAACAAGTGTTACCGTGATGGCACCAACTGTAATGGACGCTGATGCGCTGTCAACTTCGGTTTTTGTTCTGGAACCGAAGGCCGGTGTCCATTTTATCAACGGTCAGCCTCACTGTGAGTGTTTTGTTATTACCAGGGATGGTACGGTTTCCCACTCTTCAGGATGGCAGGCATAA